The Dehalococcoidia bacterium genome includes a region encoding these proteins:
- a CDS encoding acyl-CoA carboxylase subunit beta gives MKYPEYPEMMARYQEKRNKIEQMGGAAAVKKQHDEGKMTARERIEYFFDPGTFTELKKFVEHRTTAFGLGKKEIPAEGIVTGFGKVNGRYVVASADDYTSMAGTFGEYHGKKLSIAIDFAKEKGWPFVGMNDSAGARLQEGLDSLNAYGWLFRSQILASGIVPQIALLMGPCLGGQAYHPVMQDFLFQCKKTGFMGIAGPAFVETQTGESISLEELCGVTAQCVKSGNAHLVAEDDKDCLDKAKELLGLLPSNNKEKAPVSKCDDDPERDIPDFESIVPAQPFKPFDMHLVIKRISDNGYFFEIMKMHARNVIVGFAKFNGRTTGIVASQSTWLGGAIDCDAADKIARFVRFCDLFSIPLVNLHDTPAYMIGSEQEWRGILRHGAKTLYAYIDATVPKITVIVRKSLAGAYLGMCCKDTGADFVFAWPNAKVTVVGAASAASIIFAKEIRESADPAATKEKRMQEFLDTYENPYQGAARGFIDDIIMPGDTRKQINRALDILEKKNEIRPWRKYSNINM, from the coding sequence ATGAAATATCCAGAATACCCGGAGATGATGGCCAGATACCAGGAGAAGCGCAATAAGATCGAGCAGATGGGCGGTGCGGCTGCGGTCAAAAAGCAGCATGACGAAGGGAAGATGACGGCGCGGGAAAGAATTGAGTACTTCTTCGATCCGGGCACTTTCACTGAGCTCAAGAAGTTTGTTGAACACCGGACTACCGCTTTCGGGCTGGGCAAGAAAGAAATTCCCGCCGAAGGAATCGTCACCGGCTTCGGCAAAGTGAACGGCCGATACGTTGTTGCCAGCGCCGATGATTACACCTCCATGGCCGGAACGTTCGGCGAATACCACGGCAAGAAGCTTTCCATAGCCATCGATTTTGCCAAGGAGAAAGGCTGGCCTTTTGTGGGCATGAACGACTCCGCAGGTGCCCGGCTTCAGGAAGGACTGGATAGCCTGAACGCATATGGGTGGCTCTTCCGATCTCAGATACTGGCTTCCGGAATTGTCCCGCAGATCGCTCTGCTGATGGGGCCGTGTCTCGGTGGACAGGCGTATCATCCGGTCATGCAGGACTTCCTGTTCCAGTGCAAAAAGACGGGATTCATGGGAATCGCGGGGCCGGCATTTGTGGAGACTCAAACCGGAGAATCAATCAGCCTCGAAGAGCTTTGCGGCGTGACGGCTCAATGCGTGAAGTCAGGAAACGCCCATCTGGTCGCAGAGGATGATAAAGATTGTCTGGATAAGGCAAAAGAATTGCTCGGGCTCCTGCCCTCAAACAACAAGGAGAAGGCTCCCGTATCTAAGTGCGATGATGATCCGGAGAGAGACATCCCCGATTTCGAGTCAATCGTACCGGCGCAGCCGTTCAAGCCTTTTGATATGCACCTGGTGATCAAGAGGATTTCGGATAACGGCTATTTCTTTGAGATCATGAAGATGCATGCCCGCAATGTGATCGTCGGTTTTGCCAAATTCAATGGCCGGACAACCGGCATAGTTGCCAGCCAGTCGACGTGGCTCGGCGGGGCCATCGACTGTGATGCTGCCGATAAGATCGCCCGGTTCGTCCGGTTCTGTGATCTGTTCAGTATTCCGCTGGTCAATCTCCATGATACCCCGGCGTACATGATCGGCTCCGAGCAGGAATGGAGAGGGATTTTGCGCCACGGAGCGAAAACACTTTATGCTTATATCGATGCCACCGTGCCCAAGATAACCGTGATCGTGCGCAAGTCTTTGGCCGGCGCTTATCTGGGTATGTGCTGCAAAGATACCGGTGCCGACTTTGTCTTTGCATGGCCCAATGCCAAAGTGACTGTGGTCGGAGCGGCATCGGCTGCCAGCATTATCTTTGCTAAGGAGATCAGGGAGTCTGCCGATCCGGCGGCGACGAAGGAAAAGAGGATGCAGGAGTTCCTGGATACCTATGAGAATCCTTACCAGGGAGCCGCGCGAGGATTCATCGACGATATCATCATGCCCGGGGATACCCGCAAGCAGATCAATCGCGCTCTGGATATCCTGGAGAAGAAGAACGAGATCCGGCCCTGGAGAAAATACTCCAACATCAACATGTAG
- a CDS encoding enoyl-CoA hydratase-related protein, which translates to MSEPQALYKVEGPIGIITLNRTDTRNAFSWEMVRLIQQFLDEASADDKIKVLILTANGAAFCAGADVREFAEGRLRGWVFKNFMWEGLHHLNLTLTEDMDKPIIAAVNGPAIGAGMDMALACDMRVSSDKAKFAESYINMGIIAGDGGAYLLSRLVGIPKALELMLTGDMLSAEEAFALGIVNKVVPHERLLAETMVLAEKIASKPPLAVRMMKRSVYQAQNSSFRSHLDCVSSHNAMLSETEDHQEAASAFMEKRKPTFKGK; encoded by the coding sequence ATGAGCGAACCCCAAGCGCTATACAAAGTTGAAGGTCCCATCGGCATCATCACCCTGAATCGAACAGACACCAGAAATGCCTTCAGCTGGGAGATGGTCCGGCTGATTCAACAGTTCCTTGACGAGGCATCTGCAGACGATAAAATAAAGGTTTTGATCCTGACGGCCAACGGTGCCGCTTTCTGCGCCGGGGCGGACGTCCGCGAGTTTGCCGAAGGCAGACTGCGGGGATGGGTATTCAAGAACTTCATGTGGGAAGGTCTGCACCACCTGAATCTCACCCTTACGGAAGACATGGACAAGCCAATCATTGCAGCGGTCAACGGTCCTGCCATCGGCGCCGGGATGGACATGGCTCTGGCCTGCGATATGCGCGTCTCTTCCGATAAAGCCAAGTTCGCTGAATCCTACATCAACATGGGAATCATCGCCGGAGACGGTGGCGCATACCTGCTTTCCCGGCTGGTGGGAATTCCCAAGGCCCTTGAATTGATGTTGACCGGGGATATGCTTTCAGCAGAGGAGGCCTTCGCGCTGGGAATCGTGAACAAGGTCGTCCCTCATGAGCGCCTCTTGGCTGAGACAATGGTCCTCGCGGAGAAGATCGCCAGCAAACCTCCCCTCGCCGTCCGTATGATGAAACGCTCCGTTTATCAGGCTCAAAACAGCTCATTCCGGAGCCACCTGGACTGCGTCTCCTCCCACAATGCCATGCTCTCCGAGACAGAGGATCATCAGGAAGCCGCCAGCGCTTTTATGGAAAAGCGCAAACCAACCTTCAAGGGAAAGTAA
- the tyrS gene encoding tyrosine--tRNA ligase, which yields MSKEIDRILKRGVSEIIVEEELRRMLETGKPLRLKEGFDPSRPDIHLGHVVGLRKLRQFQELGHQVVLIVGDWTAQIGDPSGQSQTRNMLTAEEVRANAETYMQQFFKVVDREKTEVRWQSEWFGNFNLADVIRLTSKFTVAQIMAREDFASRQAAGKPIGITELLYPLLQAYDSVMIKADVEFGGTDQKFNCLMGRELQQMVGQRPQQVFFMPLLVGTDGKMKMSKSLGNYIAVTDPPNEMYGKVMSLPDNLLLDYFELITDVPDEEIAEFKQQLSSNAINPMVLKKRLAREIIAQFHDSKAAQDADVHFSSVFQKGDIPNDIPEFVLDTHEKAADITEILVKADLVKSRGEARRLLAQDAIQVDGEKVTAPLITLKDGSIIKVGKRRWLKIVAR from the coding sequence ATGAGCAAAGAAATCGACCGCATATTGAAAAGAGGCGTCAGCGAGATCATCGTCGAAGAGGAACTCAGACGGATGCTGGAAACGGGAAAACCCCTCCGTCTGAAGGAAGGCTTCGACCCCAGCCGACCCGATATCCATCTGGGCCATGTAGTCGGACTCAGGAAGCTGCGACAGTTTCAGGAACTGGGCCATCAGGTGGTGCTCATCGTGGGAGACTGGACAGCGCAGATCGGCGATCCCAGCGGCCAATCCCAGACTCGCAATATGCTCACTGCCGAAGAGGTGCGAGCCAATGCTGAGACGTATATGCAGCAATTCTTCAAGGTGGTCGACCGCGAGAAGACAGAAGTCCGATGGCAGAGCGAATGGTTCGGGAATTTCAACCTGGCCGATGTCATCCGCCTCACCAGCAAGTTCACCGTGGCCCAGATCATGGCGCGAGAGGACTTCGCCAGCAGACAGGCGGCCGGAAAACCCATCGGCATCACGGAGCTTCTGTACCCATTACTCCAGGCCTACGATTCGGTGATGATCAAAGCGGATGTGGAGTTCGGGGGAACCGATCAAAAGTTCAACTGCCTCATGGGGCGCGAACTTCAGCAAATGGTCGGCCAGCGCCCGCAGCAGGTTTTCTTCATGCCGCTCCTGGTGGGCACCGACGGCAAGATGAAGATGTCCAAGAGCCTGGGGAATTATATCGCCGTCACCGACCCGCCCAATGAAATGTACGGCAAGGTGATGTCCCTCCCGGATAATCTTCTGCTGGATTACTTCGAACTGATCACCGATGTCCCCGATGAGGAGATAGCCGAATTCAAACAACAGCTTTCAAGCAATGCCATCAACCCAATGGTTTTGAAAAAGCGGCTGGCGCGGGAGATCATCGCCCAGTTCCACGATTCAAAGGCGGCGCAGGATGCCGATGTGCATTTCAGCTCCGTATTCCAGAAGGGGGATATCCCCAATGACATTCCCGAATTCGTGTTGGATACTCACGAGAAGGCCGCCGATATAACGGAAATACTGGTGAAGGCTGACCTGGTGAAAAGTCGAGGGGAAGCCCGCAGGCTGCTGGCCCAGGATGCCATCCAAGTGGATGGAGAGAAAGTGACCGCCCCTCTGATTACCCTGAAAGACGGCAGCATCATCAAAGTCGGCAAGCGGCGGTGGCTCAAGATCGTTGCCAGATAG